CGAGCACGATGGACAGCCCCTGCTCCTTGAGGCGCCGGATGGTCGACATGACCTCGGCCACGATCTGCGGGGCCAGGCCTTCCGACGGCTCGTCCATCAAGAGCACGCGCGGGTTCGACATCAGGGCCCGGCCGATCGCGAGCATCTGCTGCTCGCCGCCGGAGAGAGAGCCGGCGATCTGCTGGTGGCGCTCGCGAAGGACCGGGAAGAGGGCGAAGACCGTCTCGAGCGTCCACAGCATGGGCAGGCGGCTCCGCGGCTTGCGCCCGGCCACGGCCAGGTTTTCCCGAACGGTGAGGCTGCGAAAGACGCGGCGCCCCTGCGGTACCAGGGCCACGCCCTGCGCGGCGATGGCCTCGGGGGCGCGGCCGGTGACCGCGCTTCCAAAGACGGTGACGGCGCCGTGGCGCGGGGGGAGCAGGCCGACCGTCACGTTCATGGATGTCGACTTGCCGGCGCCGTTACGGCCGAGCAGACCGAGGAGCCGGCCTTCGCCCAGATGCAGCGACACCCGGTGCAGCACATGGCTGTCGCCATAGAAGGCGTCGATCTCGCTCAGCGCGAGCGCGTCACTCGCCAAGGTAGATCTCCTTGGTCCGTGGATGGGCGACCACCTCGCCGCGCGTTCCCTCGACGATGACTTTGCCGAAATGCAGGACGGTGATCCGCTCAGCGAAGTCGAGAGCCACGTCCATATCGTGCTCGATCATCACGATCGTCACGTCACGGGGGATGCTCGTGACGAGCCGGAGCACGTCACGCCGCTCGTCGATCGACAGGCCCGCGAACGGCTCGTCGAGCAGCAGGACCCTCGGGTTTTGCGCCAGGGCCATGGCAATCTCGGCGCGGCGGCGCTCGCCGTAGGACGTCTGAGCGAGTGGACGCTCGGCAAGATGGTCGAGGCCAACCCGCGCCAGCGTTGCGTGCGCCTGGTCCACCAGACTCTCTCGCTTCGCGAGCCTGACGAACGGGTTCCAGCGAAGGCGAGACAGGCCGAGCAATGACAAGGTGATGTTGCGCAACAGCGTCTCGCCCTGGAACAGCGTGATGATCTGATAGGTGCGGGCGATGCCGAGATGGGTCCGCCGACGGCTAGGGACGCGGGTGATGTCCCGATCGAAGAGGGTGACCGACCCGCCGTCCGGGCTGAGCTCGCCGGTGATGAGATTGAACAGCGTCGTCTTGCCGGCGCCGTTCGGGCCGATGATGAGACGGCGCTCGCCGGCCTCGACGCCCAGATTCACCTCCGCCGTGACGCGG
The sequence above is drawn from the Candidatus Methylomirabilota bacterium genome and encodes:
- a CDS encoding ABC transporter ATP-binding protein encodes the protein MASDALALSEIDAFYGDSHVLHRVSLHLGEGRLLGLLGRNGAGKSTSMNVTVGLLPPRHGAVTVFGSAVTGRAPEAIAAQGVALVPQGRRVFRSLTVRENLAVAGRKPRSRLPMLWTLETVFALFPVLRERHQQIAGSLSGGEQQMLAIGRALMSNPRVLLMDEPSEGLAPQIVAEVMSTIRRLKEQGLSIVLVEQNAKLVFDVADDIVILNSGHVAVQGSAAELRQRGIDLSQHLGIY
- a CDS encoding ABC transporter ATP-binding protein encodes the protein MSALAVRGLEKRFGGLRVTAEVNLGVEAGERRLIIGPNGAGKTTLFNLITGELSPDGGSVTLFDRDITRVPSRRRTHLGIARTYQIITLFQGETLLRNITLSLLGLSRLRWNPFVRLAKRESLVDQAHATLARVGLDHLAERPLAQTSYGERRRAEIAMALAQNPRVLLLDEPFAGLSIDERRDVLRLVTSIPRDVTIVMIEHDMDVALDFAERITVLHFGKVIVEGTRGEVVAHPRTKEIYLGE